Proteins encoded by one window of Agrobacterium vitis:
- a CDS encoding fatty acid desaturase family protein, with product MKLFAYSKWDSVSVAAALLHLAFNIYLIAGFESRPLWLSFVLACIYALSISWNINSISHNFIHTPYFKPRWMNYAFSLLESITIGFSQTYYHWVHMRHHSGNSDRPDESGKTVDLLSIYKHGKNGEPENVFSYTFLSFFRDDLGEIHRAIAAKRPFEAKWGRIELIAFIVVALAALAYDWKATLFLVPFYYLGNCLSSLNGYYEHLHGDPDEPIAWGVSSYKSFYNWLWFGNGYHAEHHYRPKTHWTQLPLLHDRIKDEQEKAGTHVISTCHALGFIAKENLAKETLSGEGTR from the coding sequence ATGAAACTCTTTGCCTATTCAAAATGGGATAGCGTGTCTGTCGCAGCAGCATTGCTGCATCTGGCCTTCAACATCTATCTGATCGCCGGGTTCGAGAGCCGACCGTTGTGGCTCTCCTTCGTGCTTGCCTGCATCTATGCGCTGTCAATTTCCTGGAACATCAACAGCATTTCTCATAACTTCATTCACACGCCCTATTTCAAGCCGCGCTGGATGAATTATGCCTTCAGCCTGCTGGAATCGATCACCATCGGCTTTTCCCAGACCTATTATCACTGGGTCCATATGCGCCATCATTCCGGCAATAGCGACCGCCCGGATGAGAGCGGCAAGACCGTCGATTTGCTGTCGATCTACAAGCATGGCAAGAATGGCGAGCCGGAAAATGTGTTTTCCTACACGTTTCTGAGCTTCTTCCGGGACGATCTGGGCGAAATCCATCGGGCCATCGCGGCAAAGCGGCCATTTGAAGCCAAGTGGGGCCGGATCGAACTGATCGCCTTCATCGTCGTCGCGCTGGCGGCCCTGGCCTATGACTGGAAGGCGACGCTATTCCTCGTGCCGTTCTATTATCTCGGCAATTGCCTGTCGTCTCTCAATGGTTACTACGAGCATCTGCATGGCGATCCAGACGAGCCGATTGCCTGGGGCGTCAGCAGCTACAAGAGCTTCTACAATTGGCTGTGGTTCGGCAACGGCTATCACGCCGAACACCATTACCGGCCCAAAACCCATTGGACGCAATTGCCGCTGCTGCATGACCGGATCAAGGATGAACAGGAAAAAGCTGGCACCCATGTGATCAGCACCTGCCACGCGCTCGGCTTCATTGCCAAGGAAAATCTGGCCAAAGAGACCTTGTCGGGGGAGGGGACCCGATGA
- a CDS encoding arginase has protein sequence MQLLLLHLDDALELQPEFMRSCKMAGAHELNEQQSGRAVRLWGRQAALDTLWRKIRQAGRQGSAEPRLCFMGSGDFHHVTSLLIDQALESRSERVTVIHIDNHPDWVHFDGGMHCGSWVNRTLANPQVDKVITIGVCSNDLETPERKGANLDLLASGRLELYPYMHPPSRVKASYGSGQSYRQHARDLYWQTIAEIGEMNFIDRLLASIQTDCVYITLDKDVLVQGDAVTNWDQGQMQMPYVLSIISAIGERHRIIGADVTGDYSRPDYSGTLWTRMLKKGEILIDQPRHTCPSPQICTINSSANLALLDVFGEHMR, from the coding sequence GTGCAACTCCTGCTTCTTCATCTCGACGACGCGCTGGAGTTGCAGCCTGAATTCATGCGCTCTTGCAAAATGGCTGGCGCGCATGAACTCAACGAACAGCAAAGCGGCAGGGCGGTGCGTCTCTGGGGTCGGCAAGCCGCGCTCGATACGCTCTGGCGGAAGATCAGGCAGGCGGGACGGCAGGGGTCTGCCGAACCGCGCCTCTGCTTCATGGGGTCGGGCGATTTTCACCATGTCACATCACTGCTGATCGATCAGGCCCTGGAAAGCCGCAGCGAGCGGGTTACCGTCATTCATATCGACAATCATCCAGACTGGGTGCATTTCGACGGTGGCATGCATTGCGGCTCCTGGGTGAACCGCACCCTTGCCAATCCGCAGGTCGATAAAGTCATCACCATCGGCGTCTGTAGCAATGATCTTGAGACGCCAGAGCGCAAGGGCGCAAATCTCGACCTGCTCGCCAGTGGTCGGCTGGAGCTTTATCCGTACATGCATCCGCCAAGCCGGGTGAAGGCCAGTTACGGTTCCGGGCAATCCTACAGGCAGCATGCCCGCGATCTCTATTGGCAAACCATCGCCGAGATCGGCGAGATGAATTTTATCGACCGATTGCTGGCCAGCATTCAGACCGACTGCGTCTACATCACTCTGGACAAGGACGTTCTGGTTCAAGGCGATGCAGTAACCAATTGGGACCAGGGGCAAATGCAGATGCCCTATGTCCTGTCGATCATCAGTGCGATCGGTGAGCGTCATCGGATCATCGGCGCCGATGTGACGGGGGATTATTCCCGTCCTGACTATAGCGGCACTCTCTGGACCCGGATGTTGAAAAAGGGTGAGATCCTCATCGATCAACCCCGCCATACATGTCCCAGTCCGCAAATCTGCACCATCAACAGTTCCGCAAACCTCGCGCTGCTGGATGTCTTCGGGGAGCACATGCGATGA
- a CDS encoding response regulator transcription factor, protein MRILVVEDDVILGSSLKKAFEKHAYGVDLMRDGESGLLAIQDNDYAVVILDVNLPKASGFEVVRTLRASGNKVPVLLLTALDSIRSRVEGLDEGADDYLVKPFDLDELLARVRALARRYEGRTETLIRCGNVELDPSAMIARQNGTPLHVAGKEFHLLKLLMERAGRYVTKSDIEYALYDISAMVESNTIEVTIYSLRKKLGADFIKSIRGVGYMVER, encoded by the coding sequence TTGCGGATTCTGGTTGTCGAAGATGATGTCATTCTGGGTTCTTCCCTGAAGAAGGCCTTTGAGAAACACGCCTATGGCGTGGATCTGATGCGTGATGGCGAATCCGGGCTGCTTGCCATTCAGGATAATGACTATGCTGTTGTTATTCTGGATGTGAACCTGCCGAAAGCCAGCGGTTTCGAGGTGGTTCGAACCTTGCGCGCCAGCGGCAACAAGGTTCCGGTCCTGCTGCTGACGGCGCTGGACAGTATCCGCTCGCGGGTCGAGGGCCTGGATGAAGGGGCCGACGATTACCTGGTCAAGCCTTTCGATCTGGACGAGCTTCTGGCGCGCGTGCGGGCGCTTGCCCGCCGGTATGAAGGGCGCACCGAGACATTGATCCGGTGCGGCAATGTCGAGCTTGACCCTTCCGCGATGATCGCCCGCCAGAATGGCACGCCCCTGCATGTGGCTGGCAAGGAGTTCCATCTGCTCAAGCTGCTGATGGAGCGTGCCGGGCGCTATGTGACCAAAAGCGATATCGAATACGCCCTCTACGATATTTCGGCGATGGTGGAGAGCAATACGATAGAAGTAACGATCTACAGTCTGCGCAAAAAATTAGGCGCCGATTTCATCAAATCCATCAGAGGCGTCGGCTATATGGTCGAGCGGTGA
- a CDS encoding sensor histidine kinase — MTLSQRLFLRILPTLIITIALVGAFAYRSADREIENIYDAELINDANTLWVLLNHPLAKNSDKPIVQIPDLDFNMDDQLSLNEDADDYADAHAFRAWKNGHLVMVSSNSFPESVPEFKRGFSNFKINNEAWRVYSLPIPNSEVTIEVAEKMALRDGLVANIILNLSFPLMILVPAIAIVVWFVIHNGLNHIRVLVRQIRSRTPDDLSAISTDGLPRDLVPLVGSLNQFMEKLRISLTLERRFADLAAHQLRTPQAGIKLLLQLIERSDSEEERQALMKDLTASNERAMHLIEQMLNLARVSHQPLNLQQANLFDLVAKVLADFGPVFNERRLQVELSGDEEALVATDSSLLRMMIDNIVDNAIKYSPDAGAIQVTITSKGACWCVSVNDSGPGIPVQHRDKVFQQFYRLPTTEPEGTGLGLAIAAAIAARLSVDIELGMPDWGYGLRMDLLVPAGTLTAA; from the coding sequence GTGACACTCAGTCAAAGACTGTTCCTGAGAATTCTGCCGACGCTGATCATTACCATCGCGCTTGTCGGCGCCTTTGCGTATCGAAGCGCCGACCGCGAGATCGAAAATATCTATGATGCGGAGTTGATCAACGACGCCAATACGCTTTGGGTCCTTCTCAACCATCCGCTCGCCAAGAATTCGGACAAGCCGATTGTCCAGATCCCGGATCTGGATTTCAACATGGACGATCAACTGTCCCTGAACGAAGATGCCGATGATTACGCCGACGCCCATGCCTTCCGGGCCTGGAAGAATGGCCATCTGGTCATGGTCAGCAGCAATTCCTTTCCGGAATCGGTGCCGGAATTCAAGCGCGGCTTTTCCAATTTCAAGATCAACAACGAAGCCTGGCGGGTCTATTCCCTGCCCATCCCCAATTCCGAAGTCACGATCGAAGTGGCTGAGAAAATGGCGCTGCGCGACGGGCTGGTTGCCAATATCATTCTCAACCTGTCCTTTCCATTGATGATCCTGGTGCCGGCCATCGCCATTGTTGTGTGGTTCGTCATTCATAATGGCCTCAACCATATCCGGGTGCTTGTCCGGCAGATCAGGTCACGGACGCCCGACGATCTTTCGGCAATTTCCACCGATGGTCTGCCGCGCGATCTTGTGCCGCTGGTCGGCTCGCTCAATCAGTTCATGGAAAAGCTGCGTATATCCCTGACGCTTGAACGCCGCTTTGCCGATCTCGCCGCCCATCAGTTGCGCACGCCGCAGGCTGGCATAAAGCTGCTGCTGCAATTGATCGAGCGGTCGGATTCGGAGGAGGAGCGACAGGCGTTGATGAAGGATCTGACCGCCAGCAATGAGCGGGCGATGCATCTGATCGAGCAGATGCTCAATCTGGCCCGCGTTAGTCATCAGCCTCTGAACCTGCAACAGGCCAATCTGTTCGATCTGGTTGCCAAGGTGCTGGCAGATTTCGGTCCGGTCTTCAACGAACGGCGTTTGCAGGTTGAACTTTCTGGAGATGAAGAGGCACTGGTGGCCACCGACAGCAGCTTGTTGCGAATGATGATCGACAATATCGTTGACAATGCCATCAAATATTCCCCGGATGCTGGCGCAATCCAGGTTACGATTACCTCGAAAGGGGCCTGCTGGTGTGTTTCAGTCAATGACAGCGGCCCGGGCATTCCCGTTCAGCATCGTGACAAGGTTTTTCAGCAATTCTACCGGTTGCCGACAACCGAGCCCGAGGGGACCGGGCTTGGCCTTGCCATCGCCGCTGCAATTGCGGCCCGACTGTCGGTCGATATCGAACTGGGTATGCCTGATTGGGGCTATGGCTTGCGCATGGACCTGCTTGTGCCAGCGGGGACGCTCACTGCGGCTTGA
- a CDS encoding ABC transporter permease translates to MTSYILNRFAWAIPMLFLVSIAAFTVIQLPPGDYATALVAEMRANGDTPPEGTEERLRHQLGLDRPMYEQYSQWIGNIVLHGDFGTSLTYNQPVSNLIWGRLALTLAISFSSLLLTWVIAIPIGVYAAARQYSFLDYFFTVFGFLGRGFPEFLSALILMWLAYSWMGMNVGGLFSPQMQDAPWSIAKVADMLGHLWIPLLVLSTSGAAGLIRIVRANMLDELNKPYVETAMAQGLTEWSVIWRYPVRVALNPFISTIGWALPALISGDVITSVVLNLPTTGPLLLRALQSQDMYLSGSFILILGVFTILGTIVSDILLAVSDPRIRYR, encoded by the coding sequence ATGACATCCTATATCTTGAACCGGTTTGCCTGGGCCATTCCCATGCTGTTCCTGGTTTCCATCGCCGCCTTTACGGTCATCCAGCTGCCTCCGGGTGATTATGCCACAGCGCTTGTCGCGGAAATGCGGGCGAATGGCGATACCCCGCCTGAGGGCACCGAGGAGCGGTTGCGCCATCAGCTTGGCCTCGACCGTCCGATGTATGAGCAATATTCGCAGTGGATCGGCAATATCGTTCTGCACGGTGATTTCGGCACTTCCTTGACCTATAACCAGCCGGTCTCCAACCTGATCTGGGGCCGGTTGGCCTTGACGCTGGCAATCTCCTTTTCATCGCTGTTGCTCACCTGGGTGATCGCCATCCCGATTGGTGTCTATGCAGCTGCGCGCCAATATTCGTTTCTCGATTATTTCTTTACGGTTTTTGGCTTTCTCGGTCGGGGGTTCCCGGAGTTTCTCTCGGCCCTGATCCTGATGTGGCTGGCCTATTCCTGGATGGGAATGAATGTCGGCGGGCTGTTTTCACCGCAGATGCAGGACGCGCCCTGGAGCATCGCCAAGGTCGCCGACATGCTCGGCCATTTGTGGATACCGTTGCTGGTGCTTTCGACCAGCGGTGCGGCTGGCCTGATCCGCATCGTGCGCGCCAATATGCTGGATGAGCTGAACAAGCCCTATGTCGAAACCGCGATGGCGCAAGGCCTGACGGAATGGAGCGTCATCTGGCGTTATCCAGTGCGGGTGGCGCTTAATCCGTTCATTTCCACCATTGGTTGGGCGCTGCCAGCGCTAATTTCCGGCGATGTTATCACATCCGTGGTCTTGAACCTGCCGACCACCGGACCGCTGCTGCTGCGTGCGCTGCAAAGCCAGGACATGTATCTGTCGGGAAGCTTCATCCTCATTCTCGGCGTCTTCACCATCCTCGGCACCATCGTGTCCGATATCCTGCTGGCGGTCTCCGATCCGCGCATCCGCTACCGATAG
- a CDS encoding EamA family transporter, whose amino-acid sequence MKQGLDLSMLALILFCILTETGREICFKKGAGEGDARHMVLRPVVWAGICFWLIELLAWSRVLASVSLSIAFPIMAMSYATITIAGAVIFKESINLRHAVGVALVTAGVVCVGATGL is encoded by the coding sequence ATGAAGCAAGGGCTCGACCTGTCAATGCTGGCGCTGATCCTGTTTTGTATCCTGACGGAGACAGGCCGCGAAATCTGCTTCAAAAAAGGCGCAGGTGAGGGGGATGCCAGACATATGGTCCTGCGGCCTGTCGTCTGGGCCGGGATCTGCTTCTGGCTCATCGAACTCCTGGCCTGGAGCCGGGTGCTTGCCAGTGTCTCGCTGTCCATCGCCTTTCCGATCATGGCGATGAGCTATGCCACCATCACGATTGCCGGTGCGGTGATCTTCAAGGAATCCATCAACCTTCGCCATGCCGTCGGGGTCGCGCTTGTGACCGCCGGTGTGGTCTGTGTCGGAGCAACAGGACTATGA
- a CDS encoding ABC transporter ATP-binding protein translates to MPEESVKPVIEIDNLKVHFQVREGVVKAVDGVSLKLMPGEVLGIVGESGSGKSITVRAIMQLLPKVGKISDGQILFNGVPGKTTDIAKLDRNGRDMRALRGGRIGMIFQEPMTALSPVHTIGHQVMTPILLHSQGSKADAEKRAREVLDMVRLPRIDEMMRSYPHQLSGGMRQRAMIAIALACRPQVLIADEPTTALDVTTEAQILDLLKELRAELGMSIIFITHNFGVVADIADRVSVMYLGNVVETGRTEDIFYDPKHPYTRALLNSIPRLGAAKQHRLNTIPGMIPDPFNLPDGCVFHPRCELARDGDCRRIYPAVTRIDDERMARCHVVAEAMQAGSAAQ, encoded by the coding sequence ATGCCCGAAGAGAGCGTAAAGCCTGTCATCGAGATCGATAATCTCAAGGTTCACTTTCAGGTCCGTGAAGGCGTGGTCAAGGCTGTCGATGGCGTCAGTTTGAAGCTGATGCCGGGTGAAGTGCTTGGCATCGTTGGCGAAAGCGGCTCCGGAAAATCGATTACGGTGCGGGCAATTATGCAATTGCTGCCCAAGGTTGGCAAGATTTCCGATGGCCAGATCCTGTTCAACGGCGTTCCCGGCAAGACGACCGACATCGCCAAGCTGGATCGCAATGGCCGCGACATGCGCGCCCTGCGCGGTGGCCGGATCGGCATGATCTTTCAGGAGCCGATGACGGCATTGTCGCCGGTGCACACCATTGGCCATCAGGTGATGACGCCGATCCTGCTGCACAGCCAAGGCAGCAAGGCGGATGCTGAAAAACGGGCACGAGAAGTGCTCGACATGGTCCGGCTGCCCCGTATCGACGAGATGATGCGCAGCTATCCGCACCAGCTTTCCGGCGGCATGCGCCAGCGCGCCATGATCGCCATCGCGCTCGCCTGCCGACCCCAGGTGTTGATTGCCGACGAGCCGACAACGGCGCTGGACGTGACCACCGAGGCGCAAATCCTTGATCTGCTGAAGGAATTGAGGGCAGAGCTTGGCATGTCGATCATCTTCATCACCCATAATTTCGGCGTGGTCGCCGATATCGCTGACCGGGTCTCGGTGATGTATCTCGGCAACGTCGTGGAAACCGGGAGGACCGAGGATATTTTCTACGATCCGAAACACCCTTATACGCGGGCCTTGCTCAATTCCATCCCAAGACTTGGGGCTGCGAAACAGCACCGGCTGAACACCATTCCTGGCATGATCCCCGATCCCTTCAACCTGCCTGACGGTTGCGTGTTTCACCCCAGATGCGAGCTTGCCAGGGATGGAGACTGTCGTCGGATATACCCAGCCGTAACCCGGATTGATGACGAACGCATGGCCCGTTGCCATGTTGTCGCGGAAGCGATGCAAGCAGGGAGTGCCGCGCAATGA
- a CDS encoding ABC transporter ATP-binding protein has translation MTELSMAPELLMDVADLKKHFPIHSGFLGRQTGAVRAVENVSFQLRKGETLGLVGESGSGKSTVARLLLRAFPVTEGRVTFRRRNGSLIDIAKAGNAEMRELRDEVQMIFQDPYSSLNPRLRLLEIIGEPLINKKVAKSEIEDRVAELLKLVGLRPEFMSRYPHAFSGGQRQRIGIARALAVNPSFIAADEAVSALDVSVAAQVVNLMQDLQEQFGLTYLFITHDLSMVEHIANRVGVMYLGRLVEIADTASLFDKPRHPYTEALLSSVPQPDPRANAAKKRIILKGEIPNAAKPPSGCVFHPRCPYATDICRQVEPQLEALDGSDNAVRCHRAAELDLAGVR, from the coding sequence ATGACGGAGCTATCCATGGCACCCGAGCTATTGATGGATGTCGCTGATCTGAAGAAACATTTTCCGATCCATTCCGGCTTTCTCGGACGCCAGACCGGCGCCGTGCGTGCGGTGGAGAATGTCAGTTTTCAATTGCGCAAAGGCGAGACCCTGGGACTGGTCGGCGAAAGCGGTTCTGGCAAATCCACCGTCGCCCGGCTGCTGCTGCGGGCCTTTCCGGTCACTGAAGGACGGGTGACATTCCGCCGCCGCAACGGATCACTGATCGACATCGCCAAGGCGGGCAATGCCGAGATGCGCGAATTGCGCGATGAGGTCCAGATGATCTTTCAGGACCCGTATTCGTCGCTCAATCCGCGCCTGCGATTGCTGGAGATTATCGGTGAGCCGCTGATCAACAAGAAGGTGGCGAAATCGGAAATCGAGGACCGGGTGGCGGAGCTATTAAAGCTCGTTGGTCTTCGTCCCGAATTCATGAGCCGTTATCCGCATGCCTTTTCCGGCGGCCAGCGCCAGCGTATCGGCATTGCACGGGCGCTTGCCGTCAACCCCAGTTTCATCGCTGCCGACGAAGCGGTTTCGGCACTGGATGTCTCGGTCGCAGCCCAGGTGGTCAACCTGATGCAGGATTTGCAAGAACAGTTCGGCCTGACCTATCTGTTCATCACCCATGACCTGTCGATGGTCGAGCATATCGCCAACCGGGTTGGTGTGATGTATCTGGGCAGGCTGGTGGAAATTGCCGATACGGCAAGTCTGTTCGACAAGCCACGCCATCCCTATACCGAGGCCTTGCTGTCATCTGTGCCGCAGCCAGATCCCCGCGCCAACGCCGCCAAGAAGCGGATCATCCTCAAGGGTGAAATCCCCAATGCCGCCAAGCCGCCGTCCGGCTGCGTTTTTCATCCCCGCTGTCCCTATGCGACCGATATCTGCCGTCAGGTGGAGCCACAGCTGGAAGCGCTAGATGGCAGCGACAATGCTGTGCGCTGTCATCGTGCAGCGGAACTGGATCTGGCGGGCGTTCGCTGA
- a CDS encoding aspartate aminotransferase family protein encodes MRATLKIAEPPVVSRSEDELRELENLYCSHGDTVHYTDKPKFFEGCEGSFVYDASQTPFLDLQMWYSAVNFGYRNERLNNAAHRQLDQLPQVASQYLHREKVELAALIARDAEQKFGHKGRVHFNVGGSQAVEDSLKLVRNFTGGKSLMFAFEGGYHGRTLGASAITSSYRYRRRYGHFSDRAQFIEFPYHFRGPKGMSKEEYGEVCVQKFARLFESEYNGVWDPKAGKSEYAAFYVEPIQGTGGYVIPPMNFFTGLKKVLDDHGILMVVDEIQMGVYRTGKLWSIEHFGVSPDVLVFGKAITNGLNPLSGIWAREEMINPTIFPPGSTHSTFASNPMGTAVALETMKMVGEGDFGASVMEKGARFLDGLKVLEKRHAIVGDVDGLGLALRMEICKEDGFTPDKATLDWMSDEGMKGDMVVDGKTYGLVLDVGGYHKNVITLAPNLMISNSEIDLALTLLDQLLTRAARR; translated from the coding sequence ATGCGTGCAACGCTCAAGATTGCCGAACCACCCGTCGTTTCGCGTTCGGAAGACGAGTTGAGAGAACTCGAGAACCTCTATTGTTCTCACGGTGATACCGTCCACTATACGGATAAGCCGAAATTCTTCGAAGGCTGCGAAGGCTCCTTTGTCTACGACGCCAGCCAGACGCCATTTCTCGACCTGCAAATGTGGTATTCCGCCGTCAATTTCGGCTATCGCAACGAGCGGCTGAACAATGCGGCCCATCGGCAGCTCGACCAGCTTCCGCAGGTGGCATCCCAATATCTGCACCGCGAGAAAGTCGAGCTTGCCGCGCTGATTGCCCGCGATGCCGAGCAGAAGTTTGGCCATAAGGGCCGCGTCCATTTCAATGTCGGCGGCTCGCAGGCTGTCGAGGATTCGCTGAAGTTGGTGCGCAATTTCACCGGTGGCAAAAGCCTGATGTTTGCCTTTGAGGGTGGCTATCATGGCCGCACGCTCGGCGCGAGTGCGATCACCTCAAGCTATCGTTATCGGCGCCGCTACGGCCATTTCAGCGACCGCGCCCAGTTTATCGAGTTTCCCTATCACTTCCGCGGCCCCAAGGGCATGTCGAAGGAAGAATATGGTGAGGTCTGCGTCCAGAAATTCGCTCGCCTGTTCGAAAGCGAATATAACGGCGTCTGGGACCCCAAAGCCGGTAAATCCGAATATGCCGCTTTCTATGTCGAGCCGATCCAGGGCACGGGCGGCTATGTCATTCCGCCAATGAATTTCTTCACCGGTTTGAAGAAAGTGCTTGACGATCACGGCATCCTAATGGTTGTCGATGAGATCCAGATGGGCGTCTACCGCACCGGCAAGCTGTGGTCCATCGAGCATTTTGGCGTATCACCTGATGTTCTGGTGTTCGGCAAGGCCATTACCAATGGTCTCAATCCGCTCTCCGGCATCTGGGCGCGCGAGGAGATGATCAATCCGACGATCTTCCCCCCCGGCTCGACCCATTCGACCTTCGCCAGCAATCCGATGGGGACCGCTGTTGCACTGGAAACCATGAAAATGGTCGGCGAGGGTGATTTTGGTGCCAGCGTCATGGAAAAAGGCGCCCGCTTCCTCGATGGCCTGAAGGTTCTCGAAAAACGGCATGCCATCGTCGGTGATGTCGATGGTCTCGGCCTCGCCCTGCGGATGGAAATCTGCAAGGAAGATGGGTTTACCCCTGACAAGGCAACGCTCGACTGGATGTCGGACGAAGGCATGAAGGGTGATATGGTTGTCGATGGCAAGACCTATGGTCTGGTGCTTGATGTCGGCGGCTACCATAAGAACGTCATCACGCTGGCTCCCAACCTGATGATCAGCAACAGCGAAATCGATCTGGCGCTCACCCTGCTTGATCAGCTGCTGACCCGCGCTGCACGGAGATAG
- a CDS encoding MtnX-like HAD-IB family phosphatase: protein MQAFCDFDGTISKQDVTDLVLERFALPEWTDLEAQWDAGEINSAECMRAQIRLLQAYRHEIDRFLGEVEIDAGFAEFRRYCLQNHIRLTIVSDGVDYFIRRVLSHHGITDIEVIANRMLEPSCGNPTVFDLDHPFARTGCLTGSGVCKCNIIRSGDADHIYIGDGRSDFCVSSHAAKLIFAKSKLAIHCQENRIPFIAYRDFTDITAALKTLKTKSLAIGAGAAVTTVPASKIA, encoded by the coding sequence ATGCAAGCTTTCTGCGATTTTGACGGCACGATATCGAAACAGGATGTGACCGACCTGGTGCTGGAGCGCTTTGCTCTGCCCGAGTGGACGGACCTGGAGGCGCAATGGGATGCAGGAGAGATCAATTCCGCTGAATGCATGCGGGCTCAGATCCGTCTGCTTCAGGCTTACCGGCATGAGATCGACCGGTTTCTCGGCGAGGTCGAAATCGACGCTGGCTTTGCCGAATTCCGCCGCTACTGCCTGCAGAACCATATCCGCCTGACCATCGTCAGCGATGGCGTCGATTATTTCATTCGCCGTGTTCTCAGCCATCACGGCATCACCGATATCGAGGTGATCGCCAACCGGATGCTGGAACCGTCTTGTGGCAACCCGACGGTCTTCGACCTCGACCATCCCTTTGCCCGCACTGGCTGCCTAACCGGATCGGGTGTCTGCAAATGCAATATCATCCGGTCTGGCGATGCGGATCACATCTATATCGGCGATGGCCGCTCGGATTTCTGCGTCTCCAGCCATGCAGCCAAGCTGATCTTTGCCAAATCCAAACTGGCGATCCATTGCCAGGAAAACCGGATCCCCTTCATCGCTTACCGCGATTTCACCGATATCACAGCCGCACTCAAGACCTTGAAAACCAAATCCCTGGCGATCGGGGCTGGTGCTGCTGTGACGACTGTTCCTGCATCGAAAATAGCATAG
- a CDS encoding ABC transporter permease, whose protein sequence is MTNVTLNDMDEARPEAGRAEKLYQASPRQLMWWRFKRHKVAMVSGMILILAYLVTGLAEFTAPYDAFQGNARTTLLPPQALHLFDEEGNFHGPFVYATTRTRDPVTLRPMYKPDTSKIVPIRFFVQGQTYRFWGLIEGNLRLFGAAGQDKINLLGTDTLGRDVLSRLIYGGRISLSVGLIGVAVSFVLGLTLGSISGYFGGITDNIVQRGMEFLRCIPTIPLWMGLAAALPITWDPLFVYFLVTLLLSLIGWTYVSRTVRGRFLSVKNEDFVLAARFCGTSESRIITRHMLPSMTSYIIAALTLSVPDMILGETALSFLGLGLRPPVVSWGVLLQEAQNLRTISQAPWLLAPGAAIVIVVLAFNFLGDGLRDAADPYSK, encoded by the coding sequence ATGACCAATGTAACGCTCAACGACATGGATGAAGCCCGGCCCGAAGCCGGGCGCGCGGAAAAGCTCTACCAGGCCAGCCCCCGGCAATTGATGTGGTGGCGCTTCAAGCGTCATAAGGTGGCGATGGTTTCGGGGATGATCCTCATCCTGGCCTATCTGGTCACGGGGCTAGCCGAATTCACGGCACCCTATGATGCATTCCAGGGCAATGCTCGTACGACATTGCTGCCGCCCCAGGCCTTGCATCTGTTTGACGAGGAGGGAAATTTCCACGGCCCCTTCGTCTATGCGACGACCCGCACGCGCGATCCCGTAACCTTGAGGCCGATGTACAAGCCGGATACGTCGAAGATCGTGCCGATCCGGTTTTTCGTTCAGGGACAGACCTATCGGTTCTGGGGCTTGATCGAGGGGAACCTGCGTCTGTTCGGTGCTGCCGGGCAGGATAAGATCAACCTGCTCGGCACCGATACGCTGGGACGCGATGTGCTGTCGCGACTGATCTATGGCGGGCGTATCTCGCTATCGGTCGGGTTGATCGGCGTTGCCGTCAGTTTCGTTCTCGGCCTGACGCTGGGGTCGATTTCCGGTTATTTCGGCGGGATCACCGACAATATCGTCCAGCGCGGCATGGAATTCCTGCGTTGCATTCCGACCATACCCTTATGGATGGGCCTTGCCGCAGCGCTGCCGATCACCTGGGACCCGCTGTTTGTCTATTTCCTCGTGACGCTGCTGTTGTCGCTGATCGGCTGGACCTATGTGTCCCGCACCGTTCGGGGCCGGTTCCTGTCGGTGAAGAATGAGGATTTCGTGCTGGCCGCCCGGTTTTGCGGCACGTCGGAATCTCGGATCATCACCCGGCACATGCTGCCATCGATGACCAGCTATATCATCGCCGCGCTGACGCTTTCCGTGCCGGACATGATCCTTGGGGAGACGGCGTTGAGCTTTCTTGGCCTTGGCCTGCGTCCGCCAGTGGTCAGCTGGGGCGTGTTGCTGCAAGAGGCGCAAAACCTGCGCACTATCTCGCAGGCGCCCTGGCTGCTGGCGCCGGGGGCGGCCATCGTCATCGTCGTCCTTGCCTTCAATTTTCTCGGCGATGGCCTGCGTGACGCAGCCGATCCCTATAGCAAATGA